One window of the Candidatus Zixiibacteriota bacterium genome contains the following:
- a CDS encoding redoxin domain-containing protein gives MWNTDEYRKQASEQTAAILRKMGTIQVGDTLMDFSLEDIDGQWHRLSELVIDKTLITFVKPDCDACLIELERLSESARGPDDNEHVLLITSANPLHLQKLRADYGLGCAILYDEERYFESALEIQTFPFNLLVNSSLVIEEIHANTLLASDYERFFEEVRSRDVETAGVSTYGAKE, from the coding sequence ATGTGGAATACCGATGAGTACCGCAAGCAGGCCTCCGAGCAGACCGCCGCAATCCTGAGGAAGATGGGGACGATCCAGGTGGGCGATACCCTCATGGACTTCAGCCTTGAGGACATCGACGGCCAGTGGCATCGGCTGTCGGAGTTGGTGATTGATAAAACGCTGATTACATTTGTCAAGCCGGACTGCGATGCCTGCCTGATTGAGCTTGAGCGACTGAGCGAATCCGCCCGCGGTCCGGATGACAACGAACATGTCTTGCTGATCACCTCCGCCAATCCGCTGCACTTGCAAAAGCTCAGAGCGGATTACGGTTTGGGGTGTGCAATCTTATATGATGAGGAGCGATATTTCGAGAGTGCGCTGGAGATTCAGACATTTCCGTTTAATTTGCTCGTCAACAGTTCTCTCGTGATCGAGGAGATTCACGCGAATACGCTGTTGGCCAGTGATTACGAGCGGTTTTTCGAGGAAGTACGCAGCCGTGATGTCGAAACCGCAGGGGTTTCGACCTACGGTGCAAAGGAATAA
- a CDS encoding pitrilysin family protein produces MLKRIIVALAAALVLGAGSAWADFQLDVREFRLDNGLTILMLENHTAPVITYYTFYKVGSRNERRDNSGVSHFFEHMMFNGAEKYGPKMFDQALESKGGQNNAYTSMNVTAYYEDFPVEALELVFDLESDRMANLALEEEKVKSEAGVISEERLVGVDNDNEGIMYEELFATAFIAHSYGAPVLGWMESIRNFNRADCVEYFKTYYAPNNAVVAIVGDIDTQKTLKLAKQYLGGLPPGPPPPRVPRYEPEQRGAKRVFIERQAEHEHIMRGYHIGDKDSPDLFTLEVIQFILTTGESSRMHQSLVNDLQLALYQYGGFEWGLDPSLFYYYVAVAPGVDYEATERAFDSVLNELTDNGPTPDELQKAKNSLTANFYKNYKTNNGTAHELARYQTLYGDWKAMYNFVPGVEAVTAGHVKEVMERYFKSKNSTTVILVPEGGQS; encoded by the coding sequence TTGCTTAAACGAATCATTGTCGCACTTGCGGCGGCGCTCGTGCTCGGTGCCGGGTCGGCGTGGGCGGATTTCCAACTCGATGTCCGGGAATTCCGTCTCGACAACGGCCTGACAATCCTGATGCTGGAGAATCACACCGCCCCGGTTATCACCTACTACACCTTCTACAAAGTCGGTTCGCGCAACGAGCGACGGGACAACTCCGGGGTCAGCCATTTCTTCGAACACATGATGTTCAACGGTGCGGAGAAATATGGTCCGAAGATGTTCGACCAGGCGCTCGAATCGAAAGGCGGACAGAACAACGCATACACCAGCATGAATGTGACGGCCTACTATGAGGATTTCCCGGTCGAAGCGCTCGAGCTCGTGTTCGACCTTGAATCCGACCGCATGGCCAACCTTGCCCTGGAAGAAGAGAAGGTCAAATCCGAGGCTGGAGTGATATCGGAAGAACGGCTGGTCGGGGTAGACAACGACAACGAGGGCATCATGTACGAGGAACTCTTCGCCACCGCATTCATAGCGCACTCGTACGGCGCTCCCGTTCTCGGCTGGATGGAGTCGATCAGGAATTTCAACCGGGCCGACTGCGTGGAGTATTTCAAGACGTACTACGCCCCGAATAACGCCGTGGTGGCTATCGTGGGGGATATCGACACTCAGAAGACGCTCAAATTAGCGAAACAATATCTGGGCGGGCTGCCGCCCGGACCGCCGCCACCCAGGGTCCCGCGATACGAGCCGGAGCAGCGCGGCGCCAAACGGGTCTTTATCGAACGGCAGGCCGAGCACGAGCATATCATGCGTGGCTATCACATCGGTGACAAGGACAGCCCCGACCTGTTCACGCTGGAGGTGATCCAGTTTATCCTGACCACCGGTGAATCCAGCCGGATGCACCAGTCGCTGGTCAACGATCTGCAACTGGCCCTCTATCAATATGGCGGGTTCGAGTGGGGGCTTGACCCGTCGCTGTTTTACTACTACGTCGCGGTCGCTCCAGGCGTGGATTACGAAGCCACCGAGAGGGCGTTTGACTCGGTGCTTAACGAATTGACCGACAACGGCCCCACTCCCGACGAACTCCAGAAAGCCAAGAACAGCCTTACCGCCAATTTCTACAAAAACTACAAGACCAACAACGGCACCGCCCATGAGCTGGCGCGCTACCAGACGCTCTACGGAGACTGGAAGGCGATGTATAACTTCGTGCCGGGTGTCGAGGCGGTGACTGCCGGTCATGTAAAGGAAGTGATGGAGAGGTATTTCAAGTCGAAGAATTCCACCACCGTGATTCTTGTCCCCGAAGGAGGCCAGTCATGA
- a CDS encoding pitrilysin family protein: protein MKRVMIIVSMAVLLSSAVTAKITLPTSNEFKLDNGLTVSVIERPQLPLFSLQLTFRAGSTFDPAGKEGLASLASDMLMRGTATRSDKQIADQIAFGGGTMTNTCGFVAAGFNGEFLTTQGEQAIEILADLVRNSTFATEELEKTRTRTLGFLQSRRENPGTVANDAIWEAILGDSRYAHFSGGLSHSVQALTRDDIVQFAQNHYTPDNCILVVCGDITTASVREWVTKYFGDWTGRAVLAPEETSFPTVTGREVVIYDKQDATQTQIRIGGNGIPLNHPDYPALEVARTVYGGTFASRLMDEIRVNRGLTYGVSCRASRFKPGGLLYVTTFTKNATVAEVIDIIFSEAVRIQEEPMPDSELADGANYQCGTYPLDFETNDALASVFANMWLNNLDKSFYEDFQERLRAVTVPQAMAAARSYFPRDIYKLVLVGKADEIKSQVEKYGPVTVRPFTQ, encoded by the coding sequence ATGAAGCGGGTGATGATCATTGTGTCGATGGCCGTGCTCCTGTCCAGTGCGGTGACAGCGAAGATCACGCTTCCAACTAGTAACGAATTCAAACTCGATAACGGTTTGACTGTAAGTGTTATCGAGCGCCCGCAGCTGCCGTTGTTCTCGCTGCAGCTGACCTTCCGGGCCGGGTCGACTTTTGACCCGGCGGGCAAAGAAGGGCTGGCGTCGCTGGCCAGCGACATGCTTATGCGCGGCACGGCAACTCGCAGCGACAAGCAGATAGCTGATCAGATCGCGTTCGGCGGCGGCACGATGACCAACACCTGCGGGTTCGTGGCGGCCGGTTTCAACGGTGAGTTTCTCACCACGCAGGGCGAGCAGGCGATTGAAATTCTCGCCGACCTGGTACGTAACTCGACCTTTGCCACCGAGGAACTCGAGAAAACTCGCACCCGCACGCTCGGATTCCTGCAAAGCCGACGGGAGAATCCGGGCACGGTGGCCAACGACGCTATCTGGGAGGCGATTCTGGGCGACAGCCGGTACGCGCACTTCAGCGGCGGATTGTCTCACTCGGTGCAGGCGCTGACACGGGATGATATCGTGCAATTCGCGCAGAACCACTACACCCCGGACAACTGCATCCTGGTTGTGTGCGGTGACATAACGACTGCCTCGGTGCGCGAGTGGGTCACAAAATACTTCGGTGACTGGACCGGCCGGGCTGTGCTCGCGCCCGAAGAGACGTCGTTCCCAACTGTCACCGGTCGCGAGGTGGTCATCTACGACAAACAGGATGCCACACAAACACAGATCAGGATCGGCGGCAACGGCATACCGCTGAATCATCCGGACTACCCCGCACTCGAAGTGGCGCGCACGGTTTACGGCGGCACGTTTGCGTCGCGGTTGATGGATGAGATCAGAGTAAATCGCGGTCTCACCTATGGCGTGAGCTGCCGCGCGTCGCGGTTCAAGCCGGGCGGGCTGCTCTATGTCACGACCTTCACGAAGAACGCGACTGTCGCCGAGGTTATCGATATCATCTTCAGCGAGGCAGTGCGTATACAAGAAGAACCGATGCCGGATTCCGAGTTGGCCGACGGCGCGAATTATCAGTGCGGCACGTATCCGCTCGATTTTGAAACGAACGATGCGCTGGCCAGCGTGTTCGCCAACATGTGGTTGAACAACCTCGATAAATCGTTTTACGAGGACTTCCAGGAGAGACTTCGCGCGGTAACTGTGCCGCAAGCGATGGCTGCGGCGAGGTCGTATTTCCCTCGTGACATCTACAAGCTGGTGCTGGTTGGGAAGGCAGACGAGATCAAGTCACAGGTGGAGAAATACGGCCCGGTGACGGTGCGACCGTTCACCCAGTAG
- a CDS encoding secondary thiamine-phosphate synthase enzyme YjbQ, protein MKSYRKELWFQVPSRRAFINITPEVESCVRASGVKEGLVLVNAMHITASVFINDDESGLHDDYEKWLERLAPHAPISQYRHNATGEDNADAHLKRQVMGREVVVAITNGKLDFGPWEQIFYGEFDGRRRKRVLVKVIGE, encoded by the coding sequence GTGAAATCGTACCGCAAGGAGCTCTGGTTCCAGGTGCCGTCGCGGCGAGCGTTCATCAACATCACTCCTGAAGTCGAAAGCTGTGTGCGGGCGAGCGGAGTTAAAGAGGGGCTGGTGCTGGTCAATGCGATGCACATAACCGCATCGGTGTTTATCAACGACGACGAATCCGGCCTTCACGATGACTACGAAAAGTGGCTCGAGAGGCTCGCGCCCCACGCGCCAATCTCACAATATCGCCACAACGCTACCGGCGAGGACAACGCCGACGCCCACCTCAAACGCCAGGTTATGGGGCGGGAGGTGGTGGTGGCAATCACGAACGGCAAGCTTGATTTCGGACCGTGGGAGCAGATATTCTACGGCGAGTTCGACGGCCGCCGCCGCAAGCGAGTGCTCGTGAAAGTCATCGGCGAGTAG
- the thpR gene encoding RNA 2',3'-cyclic phosphodiesterase yields the protein MYRLFVAIDLPDQIKQGLTEICNGLPGAKWVDQSQMHITLKFIGEVDGAVFRDAREALATIRLEPFEITIKGTGYFPPRGDPQVLWAGVDGNDRLKQLRNKVETTLVRAGLEHEKRKFAPHVGLAKIRETPPGRLATYLSQYGLFRLPSFEVREFCLFSSFLSSERAIHQIEETYPLGKTQEQRA from the coding sequence ATGTACCGACTCTTTGTAGCCATCGATCTCCCGGACCAAATCAAGCAGGGCCTTACCGAAATCTGCAATGGTCTTCCTGGCGCCAAGTGGGTGGACCAGTCGCAGATGCATATTACGCTGAAGTTTATCGGTGAGGTGGACGGGGCGGTGTTTCGTGATGCCCGCGAGGCGCTGGCGACTATTCGGCTGGAGCCGTTCGAGATTACGATCAAAGGCACCGGCTACTTCCCTCCGCGTGGCGATCCGCAGGTGCTCTGGGCCGGGGTCGACGGCAACGACCGCCTGAAACAGCTTCGCAACAAGGTTGAAACGACTCTGGTGCGGGCCGGGCTCGAACATGAGAAGCGGAAATTCGCCCCGCATGTCGGCCTGGCGAAAATCCGCGAGACTCCGCCCGGTCGGCTGGCCACGTATCTCAGCCAGTATGGGTTGTTCCGTCTGCCGTCGTTTGAGGTCAGGGAGTTTTGCCTGTTCTCGAGTTTTCTCTCATCGGAACGGGCGATTCATCAGATCGAGGAAACCTACCCCCTTGGCAAGACCCAGGAGCAGCGGGCGTGA